The DNA sequence ACCCcaaaactttgctctggtaacccaaggtctgcaacaatgaaaaatctgatccaaaatggttgaacttaagctgatgtgtTGGCCTGTTTTATATAGTGGCTCCACTTTAAGCCAGAGAGCCATGATTGCGGATTGTGCTATGACTTACAACACAAAAGGAAAAGCTATCAGTTTTGTAAAGCAACAACAACAGGGATCACAACAACATACTTTGGCTTGGCAGTTGATGTAAAGTTACTGTTGTAGTTTCACATTTGTATATTCCCAGTGCtgttgttggaaaaaaaatattgcaggaATTGCCCCTTTTTATAGGGTAAATGTCATGGTGGCCAAATTGTTGATTAATTAAAAAAGCTCAGTTTCTTGGTCTAACCAAGTTCTTGTGCAGCCTTTGATTCAAAAAGCAGACAtttatttttagagttttgaaggtgatttgaaactaatttacaagaaatttgcattatttttacaataatcaGGGGTgaaagttttcaatattttaacagatgtccgtttattttttgaaaaagcttGAAACAAAGTGagacaaaaaaagataaaagtttaaaagtaataaataatttgaatgaattaaaaatgaaaaaaatctgataaatgaGTTTCTTATTTGATGTGTATGCTTATAAAAATGAACCACTATTTATTTCCtaatggtaaaaaataaattattctggATTATATTTTGACAAttagttataattttattttttaaaacaatcacCACAGTTCTGCagtatgtttatttatattttttattttagaacacTTTTCATAGAAAACTTGTTTAGTTTTTAAGTATGGAGCTCTGTATTCAATCCttttaattacttgaaaattAAGTTTGGGACATGCCTCTCGTCTAGGGAATTTTTGCAACTTTCACCCCTAGCAATAATGAAACGAATATTTGCTGGGGGAGGAGCATTTCCCCTCCTACTCCAGCATTGTCTATTTCCTTGAGTTATTGTTCAAGAAGGTACTTCAAAGCAGAAGAATTGTTGCATGAAGTCTCTGTAAATAAGGAAGTGATTTATGAACTTAAAAAGGTAAGGTTTTTTTGAATCATGTTTGTGTTGTTCTACTTCTTTCCTAAGCCCAAATATATAGCTCAAAGATAATTGCGGCAGCGAGAAGCAAAtgggtgtaagtggacattttccagttttgagaaaaacacgtttaaagttctggtcctcggtaggctttcattgaaaagtatctcAAAATCATGGtgtatagcagcacttaccagggctactaatactactagtactatctcttgccctaaaaacagaggagaggttcacctacaacTTGTACTGgttacttctaaatttttaattttgacacacttatatatatatatatatatatatatatatatatatacatacagtaaaacccctcctaacggacacccctcaaaggcggacacaaaaatttgtcccgttagtgtccgtattagagggagtttactgtatatatatatatatatatatatatatactagtggcacccgcacggctttgcccgtaatagagaaattaaaaggtcttttggttccgcctgtattttacaaataatgtatggtgaattttctcgccaattggcttgtactcacgttacagttccacgttatgatattttcgtatctcgccaattggcttgtgcccatgttacggttccacgttatgataatttcgtaattaatgatagtttttttcttaaaattggaatagataaagaaccacattgaattttcgaaaaatcgcttcgagttgcacacccccatgctacaaactaactttgtgccaaatttcatgaaaatcggccgaacagtctaggcgcgatgcgcgtcacagacatcctccggacagagagactttcagctttattattagtaaagaagatatataggtccccttgcttctcactgcctcaattgttataACTTgggttttgataattttaaacaaagcTAGATTATACAGTACATTTTAAGATTTACTGCCAAAAAGTAGCTAGAAATAACTTACTATTCCTTTACAAACATTCCAATGCATAAATTGAGTCTGTTGTCCGAGAAAGAAGGATAAATTATGCAGCAATTCAAGAAATCATAGAATGTGAAATAAAATGAGTGAAGAACACTtaaacattttgaactttatgTATGAATTTTATCGGCAAAAGTTTAATCTTTGAGAAAAAAACACTGAAATTCTGTTTGTTTTCCTCGTCTGTTTGTATTTGCTGTAACAGTTGATTATTATAAATACCATTATATTGTGTTGCTAGTTTGGAAGAGACAGAACTAGCTTTGGAATTTTCATCTGCTTTCTTGACTGCTACAACATATGTTAAGATACGTATTTATggcattttttccttctttttttttccagaaatagtCAAAagcctttttcctttttttttttttttttttgattttagaaaacaaaaaacagacgcttgaaaatttcaaaatattaaaatttcagccAATTGCAGCAAACTAATGAAATGACTATTTTACCATGGAAAATCTTTCGAAATTGCTGGACACTGATGACCAATCCTTtttgactaaaaataaataataaatcagaAAAGGGGGTTAggcttaaagttttaaagtttattacactataaaacttttttagacaaattttcaaaaaaaaaaacaatttttaaattaacaactgCTATTCTAAGctatgtatatttttcaaaattacacttCAATTTTCAATTGCATATTTAGTGTTTGTACACCGTcatgtttaaatttgttttttattattttgaaatttattttttgttttttataatttgcttgttaaaagtgggggaaaaaatcacttttaatgttaaattttaaacttagtaaaatgataaaaaatatttttaacattaactaAACTGTCCAtcttataaaattgaaaattctaaaTGTGTTTTACAATAGTCAATTGAAATTTATCCATAAACATTTTTAATGGTAATATTTAAGGTTTGTATAATTGATCTGATGTTTATAtgaaatgtttctatttttaacaAGAAACTGTAATTCATCATAGAgctatttatgaaatatttaatttaggcTAACCTCCtggtcagggcctgattaccgtaCAGgccgcctgggcctggggccccctcttcctaaggggccccaaattacttcaagaattatgcatagtattacaactatacaaaaaatacacacatttttaaaataatagccttcaaggggcctccaaattattgtgggccttgggcctcacttttagttagtcgagcCCTGCTCCTGGTACATGTATGAATAATGTCCAAAATCTCATTTATTTGCTACTGAAAAAGATTTCTATATTATTGTTTAACATcctagagagtttttttttttttcttctctgctcAAATTGTGATGTACTTTATAAACATTCCTTAagaaatttgatttaattttgtttGAGATACATGTTGAAATAATATAGTTCGAAACCGAGTATGGGAATAGCTACGTtatgattcattaaaaaaaatagttctttttaaaaGTGTCTGCCCAAAAAACCATAATAAAAACTCAAACATCTTCTTTTATCAGTATTATGTTCGCCTTTTGTagtaagaaaaatgaatttttatctgttaCATTGGTTCAAAGTTTAACTTTTACCCCACCTTTCTGATAAGGTTCGAAACATCTTTTACCTGTTCTCTCAACTTCATTGCTTATGGACTGCTGATAAGATAAAGAATTGGTAAAACACTCCAAAAGAAGTAGTTCATAGTGCTGATTTCGGCATCTTGTTGCTTGTGTTTAATATACAGAACTGTATGAACTTGTAGTTATGAATTTAATTGTATATTCAATTTAACGGGGGAAAAATACGCCAACCAATTTGTGAAAAACAATCTTCAATTTAAAAGGAGCTTGATTTTAAAGCATCACCATGGAAAAAGTGTTGTTCGGAGATGTCTTCACTAAAACGCTGAAGAATGTCTGGAAAATACCAACAGTTACCATTGATGATCCGATATTCCGCTTGCATTATAAATTTACTGGTTTGGCTCTTTTGTTTTGCAGCTTATTGGTTTCCGGATACCAATTCTTCGGCAACCCTATTATGTGCATTCAAAGAGATCAGATTCCAGAACAGCTTTTGAACACCTATTGCTGGATAGAAGGAACTTTCACTCTACCCAAAGCTTTGTCGAAAATCGTCGGCAAGGAGATCGTTTATCCGGGAGTAGATTCACACAAAGAGGGCGATGAAATCACCGAACATTCGTACTATCAGTGGGTTTGCTTCGTTCTTTTCTTGCAAGCACTGATGTTTTGTGTGCCCTATGTAATCTGGAGATCGATGGAAAACGGTAGAATGAAGCTGATGATCCAAAAGCTCCAGTCTCCTATTCTAGAAGAGAAAGACAAAGGTCCGTGCTGTTCTAGTGTGGCAAGTTATTTCCTGGAAGGAGAGGGCAAACACGACAATCGAAGCTATGCCTTGAAGTTCCTGTTCTGCGAGATATTGAATTTCATCAACGTCGTGGGCCAAATCTACTTCATCAACAGGTTTCTCGGTGGCGAGTTTACGAGGTATGGCGTGGATGTTGTCCGTTATGTCAACGACGAACAACAGGATCGTATCGATCCCATGATCAGAGTGTTCCCGCGTGTGACAAAATGTACTTTCCACAAATATGGTTCATCAGGAACTGTGCAGAAACACGACGCTCTGTGCCTGCTGCCGTTGAATATCCTGAATGAGAAAATATTTGTGGTAATGTGGTTTTGGCTTGTAATACTTGCCATCGTAGGCGGATGCTTGATCATGTACCGTATCACAGTCATGATTTCTTCTCGAATGCGTTTCCTGTTGCTCACTTATATCGCCAGTCTTACCTCAAGGGAGGATCTGAGATTTCTCATCAATAAGTATTCATATGGTGATTGGTTCATGCTGTACCTCTTAGCGGATAACATTGACAACATTCATTTCCGCGAGATCGTTATGTGCATGAAGAAGAACTGCAATGATAAAGGACCCAAATCTGTTGTTGAGATCGATGCTGTGTTGGAGATAGATGATGTGGACAAAGGAAAAGCTGAGTCTAAACTTTTGTTGGAAAAGGAAGGGAGAAATAATGATGAAAGCTCTGTTTAAATGTGCAGATAAATGACTAATTAAtatgcatttttgaaaaccatttCAATGACTCATACTTCATAGTTATGTGACACTCGTGAGTAGGGTCTAAATATCTTTGCTGCCAATTTTGATACATGAccacaagttttaatttttttcttgccaaATTTTGCATCATTAGTTACTAGATTAGCATTTCATCACTAATGAACTGTTTATATTCTAGCTAAAGGTATATTCAATTAACAAATATCATTATATGTGCatgttttaaggaaaatattttgtcgaAAGAAAAGTTGGCTCTTTATCATTCAAAGCCGTCAGTTAAGTATGAAATAATGCTCTCTGTATTGAAGTGTTTGAtatttataattttggcattttaTGTTTCTAgacagaaataaaagtttttcttttatgaaattgaCTATATTTTCGAACTGAAAGTCATGCAATGAGTTATGCAAAtacagtttcttaaaattttatttgtacttAAGCGATTCGTGTGTGAAGGTAATGCAATGATCGCTCTAGTGGTAGGCTACTCACATAGATCAGAAGGACATCAATCTATTTGGATGCGTTAATAAATTTATCTTAGTTCACAAATATGGAAAAATGTAGcgccgatatttttattttctttgaatatgCATATGTGTGTTGGTTTTCAGCAGCTTTCAGGTAagtcaagtaattttatttaaatggtgaCAACGCTAAAATGGGccgatttctgatttttttaggtTTGTATTCAACgatatatatgttttcaaaatgcCATTTGATAATTTgcattatacaaataaaaatacaaatacaaaagtgacgaccagcaacaggctctgggcccagctagactggtcctagtctatttacaatccccagtgaagatcaatggccctcttaaaactctactcccgtgctcattaccacctcttccggtaagctgttccaaggttccactcccctgctataataataatttttcctaatatccgtgttagcctgagatttaaatagcttaaaacaatgaccccttgtcctgttttcagtgctaaacttcagccccgtaacatttttcattttaataagtttaaacaactgaatcatgtcccctcggtctcttctttgctcaagactgtacatttttagccttctaagcctgaaaTCATAGTCTAAAAGAGAAACTCcgtttattagccttgtagcccgcctttgaaccctttccaatacattaatatctttcttaagataaggagaccaaaactgaggAAGGGTTGAAGAGAAAAGCTTGTGttgcatatttaaaaaagtaatgatgcACTGAAATAGTAGTTCTTTGTGTAGGTGTGTActaaacaaagtaaaattttcggaaaaagcaGTAAATTTTGCACATTCAAGAAAATTTTCCGATAACTTGGGAGTATGATGTAGGTAACGCGCAGTGATTacggatgtgtgtgtgtgtgcgcgcgcatGTATAATTTTCCAACGCGCTCTGCACTTTACACATATTTCGTTCTTTTAACATTCATGTTTATCACCTATACAACGCTATTTATTACGATAAGATAACTTCAACGTacagaattttattttctaattgagttttcaaacttatttttaaagaagtttaatttgatggtttttaatggaaaatttaagtttttcagtGCGAAATAATGCATAAACTCGCAGGtatcatcgaatttttttcattttgtgagtttttacCAGTTTCTGGCGCAAATGTGGcaaaaagtggtttttgccatgccggttttaaccggtttctacaagtggttttaaccgcttcggcagaaacttgccaaccctgttaaAAACAGGATAAAATTGTACAAAGTAGAGAACTTACTTATtgcacggaattttttttttacagaattggCAAACATAACCTGCTCTTTCAGCCCCGGCACAGTTTAAGTGTGCCCATATTTCGCACACTTAGACTGCCGAATGTAAGACACACATTTCACCCACACCTCTTCCTGAGTGTCTTCAATTAACTTTCCATTGTTGCTAAAGGTATATTCAGTTAACGAAGATCGTTATGTTTGCATTTGCATGTtctaaggaaaatattttatcaataaaaaagttTACTCTTTATCATTCAAAGCCGTcgcttgagaaataatttttgttgtttaaaaaaagatgTGGTATAATTATGGATACTTTTTAAATGGCGACCCATATTGACACCATCTACACCTGAGAAAGATGACCACTCTCAACATAAAAGCGCACATGACTAAAAGTGTGCTTCAAAAAGTAGCTTAAGGGCTCCGCGTTCCGGATGCCactgtgaaattgtttttaactaaacataagaacatgaaaagaaaacgatTTCATATACCTCTAAAAAGTTCACCGTCTAAAAAAACACCAATTTGCACAATAATTCAAGCTGCATCCATCTAATGGCACCATATACAGTCCTCACCGCCAGTCttcagtacccccccccccttagggggGGTGCCCATATTTACTCATGTGCTCATTTTTACACCTTATCCTCTATTGTatacacagggtgttccgttttaaccagcaaaaacctctattttcgcatccattagtcctagatgcacacttccaaatgaaaaaatgctcaaaatcggATGCAGgattaagatgttgaaagtttaaaaaaataaaaatgagtcaaaaaaacacaaaatttaactttttatacaggccctaggtcccctaactagtattaagggaaataattccattgaaaaatattactaacacaaaaaatttgacatttgtgcgaacAAAACtgaaactgtttaaaaatttaaggGATCATaaagaagatgagattggatctTATCGCTCTTTCAGGAGAATGACgagttgtcgaagtaaaaaagaaaaaaaaaatcatttttattcaaaaataaatgcaagtgtatgccatgatacgcaaaaacgcaCTACAAAGCCTCAAtcagtttgaaaaaccacacacatataattttaaaccgtTGTTAACTGCTACATTTTCCCCCAAAttgtgttattgacggcgagtaaaGTGGTGCAAGGTGCAAGTCACAAACcgctgcgttttatatctcggtgaatattagtcgtaataatgtcaaactttttgtgctagaattattttttaatggagattatttccctgaacataaattaggggacctagggcccgtataaaaagttaaaatttgtctttttacttccttttccaaaaaaggaagtattgtattcgcgaaaaaaatttcactcaaaattcgaccttaatttccatttttctcagccccgaatgaatgttgagtttttttttcgacccagccagacgtggatatatgcctagaaacgtacagacacacgaaatatccattttgacgacctccgagttaattgcaacgaattttctcgtgacgtccgtatgtacgtatgtgtgtatgtatctcgcataactcaaaaacggtatgtcctagaaagttgaaattaggcacgtagactcctagtggggtctagttgtgcaccttttcttttggttgcattcggatgttcctaaggggtcttttgcccctttttggggggaaatcattgttaatttcgatgtaaactcaagtggtgttataatttgtcgaacacttggccgatatatcgccagtcttttggtcgccaagttttgtcgccaacttggctacaaatttggcgatttttttttaaaaatttggtttcactttggccactgttggtgatatttagagagtaaacaattgaatcacattaaaaatgccaataatgtggaaatgacattaaattgaagtaaaaggaagtcatgtgatgcacacatcagctcgtttgactcatttttatttttgcttcaaactttcaataccttaaccttgcatccgattttga is a window from the Uloborus diversus isolate 005 chromosome 6, Udiv.v.3.1, whole genome shotgun sequence genome containing:
- the LOC129224424 gene encoding innexin inx2-like produces the protein MEKVLFGDVFTKTLKNVWKIPTVTIDDPIFRLHYKFTGLALLFCSLLVSGYQFFGNPIMCIQRDQIPEQLLNTYCWIEGTFTLPKALSKIVGKEIVYPGVDSHKEGDEITEHSYYQWVCFVLFLQALMFCVPYVIWRSMENGRMKLMIQKLQSPILEEKDKGPCCSSVASYFLEGEGKHDNRSYALKFLFCEILNFINVVGQIYFINRFLGGEFTRYGVDVVRYVNDEQQDRIDPMIRVFPRVTKCTFHKYGSSGTVQKHDALCLLPLNILNEKIFVVMWFWLVILAIVGGCLIMYRITVMISSRMRFLLLTYIASLTSREDLRFLINKYSYGDWFMLYLLADNIDNIHFREIVMCMKKNCNDKGPKSVVEIDAVLEIDDVDKGKAESKLLLEKEGRNNDESSV